The window AGTTTCCAGAGAAACTTCAGGATGTTCAGAGTGCGGCAAGGTGAGCAAAGTTTTGAATCTATTtgaccttggaaaaaaaaacatctttaacatTATAGGATATATTTTGTCGAAGCTCAGGTACAGTATTCTGACTGTGAAGTTGAGGATGATGGTTTCGAGCAGGCCGTTAGATCCAGACCAATATGGATTTGTGGGTTGCGATGCCGTAACGGATATTAGAGCGGAATAAATGTTGACACCgatatattggccaatatatatatatatatagagagagagagagagagagagagagagagagagagagagagagagagagagagagagagagagagagagagagagagtgtgaacaacaacaaaagccaaATTCAGGAATGCTGAACCTTTACctaaacttttaaaaaggttATTACTGACAACTGGATGACATGGGATTTCAACACAGGAACAAATGGTCGGttttctgaatatatatatgtgattgGCAATGATTCAGCACTGTCATTATCAAGTTATTATGACAATTAAGTAattgatgcttgatattttacagtttacccataaactttattataattaactctaaatgaaaagaaaaaaatttcaacTATCTACCAACCATTCTTAAATAAAAGGCGATACCTATATGTCTGTTAAAGACTCATATCGGCCAACCGATGAATTCTCCAACTTGCtgctcaaacaaacaaagatgtgtCCAGAGCTTAACCACTGAAAACAAGTTGTTTGTCGCCTTGTTCGAACGATGTGATTGGCCGACTGTCCCACTGGATCTGTATTTCATAACAATCAAACTTTGGTAAATCAGTGAATAGTTCTATTCGCTGTTCATGCTTTCAAAACACCATAATAACACCAGTAACTCCAAAATTCACTCCAAGTTtagtgtctgttttttcataaaacccTCTCTTTCACGTCGttttcacacactgacctctgacgAACTCCTCATCAATACGTTTGAAGAGTAGTTTTATTTCTGGTTTCTGTAAATAACCGGAAGCCTGGACAACCATTTGGAACCGGAGCTGTCGTCTAACGTCGTGTCGCGTCCGGAGCGTAGTGGGGCTCTGGCGGCTGTCAGGCTCCGTCAGCTTCACAAGGTCGTCTCTGCGCGGCGTCAGCACAGCTCCTGCACCACCGAGCCAAGACTACTCCTCCCTCAGGATGTGCTCACACATTTCCCACTGCGGCGGCCCTGTTTTCACCTCTTAGCAGATGCCAGTCCGACAGCCGCATTCTGCGAAAATGTTGTCACGCTAACCAGTGTTATGAGGACAATTTAAAACCAGTGATGGGACTATTATGAGTGTGATATTTCCTTTTGTAATATCCTCACGTAGAATCTCGGTGGAGAACATCGAGGTGGAGTTTTCCTCCCTCTATGTTCGGAGTAAATCCCTGGAGGAAAAGGTTCAAGGGGATGAGGAGctactgcagcagctggagcccTTTCTGCAGGTGAAGCAGTAATACactatatatacagacacacgtACGGAAAGTTGGATCCAGGCCACTGCACATTTCTGGAGCTTGCCGACTCGAGTGCTATAGATGATGACATCCACGAAAGTGTATACtattttatgaaagaaaaatgcgtgtgtgtgtgtgtgtgtgtgtgtgtgtgtgtgtgtgtgtgtgtgtgtgttgtttgatgGCCTGTCGCAGAGTTCAGCACAGACCCTGCAGGACCTGAAGAGACGCAGGCTGGAGCTGCGCAGGGAGGGAAACACTCTCATCGACTTCTTTTGCGAAGACAAGGACACGTTCAAGCTGGACGAGTGCTTCCGCATCTTTCAGGACTTCTGCACTAAGTTCAGGAAAGCTGTGAAGGTCAGTGTGTGGCTTAAAAGGGTTTATTACAACGTTTTCTCAGTTTCATTCCCTGCGGTGATAATAAAAATTCGACTCCCTCTTGAGTTTATAGGTGAGGTCTGGGAACATGGCCACGTCGCCAGACATATTGTCAGACTGAGCAAGAGACGCAAGGAGAAAAGTGCAGAGGATTTGAAGAAACGCCAACACACCGGGCAACTTAATTGGGCAAGAAATAATAGAAACAGTCAAATTAACACCCAAACAGTTTGTTGCAGTTTTATGGTTTTAACATccaattttgtatttattttctttgtctggCAGCCAAACGTAGGACAGAGAACGACTGTGACCGAATTTTCTTGGGCGTTGAGGCACGATCATGAACTTTTTATTCTCCAAATTAAGTTGTTTAACCACTGGCTTAATTATTGGCTTCTTTATAACCTGCCCCGTCGTGGCCCGTGTCTCTTGCCGTGTCACACTTGCGGTACCGATGTTGCTCCCAGTTCTCAGCCTTTATGCCACTGGATTGGCACTGGAttacccaaaaaaaaatgaccaaatcacaacatccaTTATCTCAAAATAGCTCTTCATCTTGATATCGACACCGTACAAAATCATAGACAGAGACCACAGTGAGCAAACACTTTGCGACGGCGGCGAGACGACTCGTTGTTAGTCACAGCGAAGCTTCTCATGTTAGTCACTGTTCGTCATTTTCCTCCATATTGTTTTGGCTGCGTTTCTCTAGAGGAGGGGATGACATCGACAAAAAATGTTCGGCTATGATAGCAGCGCAAGTTGTTTCTGTGATGAACAGGTAGCTGATCGACATTTAGGCCAAAACTACTGAAAGTATTCATGTTGAAAGGATCTTAAATGATCCCTTAAGATGAGTGAATTTAAATGAGAGCATTTTGAACGCTCTGTTCTGTCTCGTCCGatttgatgtgttgatgtgactctcatttatttctattcttgTGTGCCCTACGCTCTACATTACGTCACCTTTGTATGTCTCCCAGGACAACTTGGATCGCGAGGTGAAGGAAGCGGCCAGACAGCGTCGCCtacgagagctggaggagaagcgcCTCGCGTGGTCGGGCGCGGATCAGAGCGGCGGATTcggccgcagcagcagcgagaaCGACGTGGAGATGCTCACCAAGGAAGGCCTCCTGGACTTCTTCCAGCAGAGGTCGCAGAGTCCGCACAGCCCGCTGGGACGCTCCGCCAGCGCCCGTCGCCACCGCCACACCATTACCTCCGTAGCGGACCGCGAGCTCCAGGGATACCTGGAGCTGTTCGGAGGCCCCGGGAGTCCCGCCGACTGCTCCAAGTTCAACAGCCTGCCTCGGCCGGGCCGCACCGTGCAGCGCGGGACGACCCCGTGGATCTTAGCCCAGGACGGCAACCGCGAGCTCGGCGGCGACAGGGCGGCGACGTCGCCGTGTGCAGACGCTGAACCAATCAGCCCGCTGGCCAGGTTTACCTCTTCTGGGTTGAATGATGGCGAGGACCCGTACGACAGCAGCGGCAGCGTTTACTCGCCCGTGTCGGAGAGCGGCGCTCTGCCTCGTTCCCTCTGTGTCTTTCAGAAGCCTGCTCTTCTTCCCAACCCGGCGATTACCGGCCACATGAATGTCAGTGTGGTGAAGCACACGTTGGCCCGAGGTCCTCAAGCGTTTGATCTACCGAgtccaaacaacaacagcagtcaCAGGCACTTTGTCAACCAGGGGGACGTCGTGGTGACAGATTTGGAAACGGAGACACAGTTACCTCCCAGGCATCTGGACAACTTTCCTGGTGATAAACTTTTAGAAAGAGGAGCGGGGCCCAAGGAAGCGTGGGAGGATAAAGTGGATCCGTCCACACAGGCGGGGTCCTCTTCTGAAAGAGAGGACAGCAGCACGGTATCGTCGACGACCTGTGATACACCCCTTCCACTCGATACCTCAGCGTCCAATAAGAAGCCAGTGTTTTACATCGTGGACAGCACAGAAACCGACTGCTCCGTCATCTTGGATTACTCTGAGGCTGAAAGCTCGTGTCTGACAAAAGAGGGGCCTCACTTCAGGACGACAGACTACGGCGAAGATCCGGAGAGGCGACGAGATCCAAGCTCTCTGTCCCCTAATTTAGAATCCATGTCTCCCCACGACCGGTCCACTTCGACCAATGAGCTTTCTGCGGCGAAATCTGTGGACGCAACGTCGATGACTGCGACTGCAGAGGAGTGGGACACGGAGGAGAGCTGGGACACCGCCGAGGGGCGGCGACAGGGTGCAGGGGTGGATGcgcagaggagcagcagaaaacCAGTGCACGCAAAGAGTAAAGCTAACAAAGCGGCTAAGCTCGTCGGAGGTCGAGGCGCGCGAGCGCTGACCAGCAGCGAGAGCCGGGGCATGCGGAAAGTTGTTCCTATAAGCAAGCCCACGAGGACGAGTAGCAGCAAGTGCGCGGAGAGATCTCCGGTGAACGAGAGTGCGGAGTCGTGCCGTCCTCTCAGAGATCAGAGCACACCGGCGAGAGGACGGAGCGAGAAGACCGCGAGACCTCCTCGACACTCCAGTTTGCCGCCCGATGAGTTAAAAGCGCAGAGGGGAAGTAGCCTCCTGGGCGGCATTTCAAGGTGGGCACGTGATTCGATGCCGAGGAAGGCCTCCGTCCACAAGCCGGACGCCAAACCGCTGAGAAACATCCCCAAGCCCGCTCCCGAGGAGAAAATGTGCCGCTCCACCATGAGAGCCTtggcccaggcccaggcccagggTCAGgctcagggtcagggtcaggctcagggtcagggtcagggtcagggccaggctcagggtcagggtcagggtcaaggTCAGGCTCAGGGTCAGGGGCAGGGTCGAGCTTCCTCTGAGAACAGCAGCTCACACGCTCTCGGCGCGAAAAACACCTCGGGCGTCCCCGGCTTCGCCCGCAACACCGTGGCCTCGTCCTGCAGGACCAAGAAGGAGCTGGGGCCCCCGTCCGTCCCGTCCACCCCGTCCCGCAGCCCCTCGCTCCAGGGCCGACAGCCCTCCGTGAAGCAGAACAAGTCGCCGCCCGCAGCGGCTCACACCAGCGCGGAGCAGCCGCGCGGCACTAACCCGCGGCGGGTGCAAAGCGTGAAGGCCGCCAGCCTGAGCGCCCACCGCAGCGAGACCCCGCCTCCGACACGCGAGGACATTCGTAAGACCGGTAGCTTTTCCGAGAAGTCGACGATGAGGCCCAGCAGAAGCGCTAAACCGagctggaaataaaaacacactggaGTGGAACCTCACTCCTCTACTGACGTCTCCTCTCATACGGtgcaaaagacaagaaaactgaaaaaaacacatcatataTAAACTCTCTCACCTCGTAGCTTCGTACCGGGCGCGATATTCAGATTGCAAAAGAGCAAGATGCAATGAACTTCTCCACATGTTCCGTTCTGATCGtacggaggagaaaaaagaagctattGTTCACGACTTAGGTTTTTTTCTTAGTTTAGTTTATCAAGTAAACTGACAAATGGCAAATTGGTGTTTTCCACACCGGTGCGTCTCTGCCTGCTTAGCGGtctgtgtgctgtttgtgtgcggatgttg is drawn from Scophthalmus maximus strain ysfricsl-2021 chromosome 8, ASM2237912v1, whole genome shotgun sequence and contains these coding sequences:
- the fhdc1 gene encoding FH2 domain-containing protein 1, with amino-acid sequence MLVMSCPANEPESCSSEGSSCTTSDPSSMSEHTHSTPPSPSDTPDTSKHGAPPPPPLPPPPPPPPATTSGNHNARKKRRVRSFFWKTIPEEKVRAKPNIWTLAVRQQQYQIDVRTVEELFGQQEEAVMGVRGGAPTTGTSARVSRSRSFKESSKDEISILDSKRGMNVGIFLKQFKKSNRSIVEDIRRGEGKVYGAELLKDLLKLLPDAEEIKKLQMFKGDPDKLTLVDSFMYLLIQVPRFEIRIEAIVLREEFSPSCAVMSHEIDVVRVATKELMSCEELHAILHLVLQAGNIMNAGGYAGNAVGFKLSSLLSLADTKANKPGMNLLHFVAMEAKKKDEKLLKFPEKLQDVQSAARISVENIEVEFSSLYVRSKSLEEKVQGDEELLQQLEPFLQSSAQTLQDLKRRRLELRREGNTLIDFFCEDKDTFKLDECFRIFQDFCTKFRKAVKDNLDREVKEAARQRRLRELEEKRLAWSGADQSGGFGRSSSENDVEMLTKEGLLDFFQQRSQSPHSPLGRSASARRHRHTITSVADRELQGYLELFGGPGSPADCSKFNSLPRPGRTVQRGTTPWILAQDGNRELGGDRAATSPCADAEPISPLARFTSSGLNDGEDPYDSSGSVYSPVSESGALPRSLCVFQKPALLPNPAITGHMNVSVVKHTLARGPQAFDLPSPNNNSSHRHFVNQGDVVVTDLETETQLPPRHLDNFPGDKLLERGAGPKEAWEDKVDPSTQAGSSSEREDSSTVSSTTCDTPLPLDTSASNKKPVFYIVDSTETDCSVILDYSEAESSCLTKEGPHFRTTDYGEDPERRRDPSSLSPNLESMSPHDRSTSTNELSAAKSVDATSMTATAEEWDTEESWDTAEGRRQGAGVDAQRSSRKPVHAKSKANKAAKLVGGRGARALTSSESRGMRKVVPISKPTRTSSSKCAERSPVNESAESCRPLRDQSTPARGRSEKTARPPRHSSLPPDELKAQRGSSLLGGISRWARDSMPRKASVHKPDAKPLRNIPKPAPEEKMCRSTMRALAQAQAQGQAQGQGQAQGQGQGQGQAQGQGQGQGQAQGQGQGRASSENSSSHALGAKNTSGVPGFARNTVASSCRTKKELGPPSVPSTPSRSPSLQGRQPSVKQNKSPPAAAHTSAEQPRGTNPRRVQSVKAASLSAHRSETPPPTREDIRKTGSFSEKSTMRPSRSAKPSWK